In a single window of the Thermotoga sp. KOL6 genome:
- a CDS encoding methionine synthase has translation MQKIEIDPRSVKIPDNVLKAILGFGKIKEIPDEFRTHVQKAYEELLKVARPVVVWEDFKVKDSLSFNDIELTGELVEKHLKGSKIITVLLATLGKEVDNKIEEFFREGNDLLGFFIDSIASEMVEYALRMVDSNLRIERSDMEGSFRISPGYGDLPISLNKKIAELFKGVVDVEIIEDSYILIPRKTITAFIGWREKNEKEK, from the coding sequence TTGCAAAAAATTGAGATAGATCCAAGATCGGTAAAAATACCCGATAACGTGCTGAAAGCCATACTTGGTTTTGGGAAAATCAAAGAGATACCAGACGAGTTCAGAACACACGTTCAAAAAGCGTACGAAGAACTTTTGAAAGTCGCACGACCTGTTGTTGTTTGGGAAGATTTCAAAGTAAAAGATTCGCTCTCCTTTAATGATATAGAACTCACAGGAGAGCTTGTCGAAAAGCATCTAAAGGGTAGCAAGATTATAACAGTCCTTCTCGCCACACTGGGTAAGGAAGTGGATAATAAGATTGAGGAGTTCTTCAGGGAAGGTAACGACCTCCTCGGTTTTTTCATTGATAGCATCGCTTCTGAAATGGTAGAGTACGCTCTCAGAATGGTGGATTCAAATCTGAGAATTGAACGTTCTGACATGGAAGGAAGCTTCAGAATATCACCAGGTTATGGTGACCTTCCCATTTCGTTGAACAAAAAAATAGCAGAGCTATTTAAAGGAGTTGTAGACGTTGAAATAATCGAAGATTCGTACATTCTTATCCCCAGAAAAACCATAACTGCCTTCATCGGCTGGAGGGAGAAGAATGAAAAAGAGAAATGA